CATCCGACTCGGATGGCTTTATAGAAGTATACCTTTTTTATCTATTCTTCATTTTCCTTACTGGAGCCTTTATAAAACACAGGATTTTCAAAAAACTTCTCTGTCAATACCTGATATCCTCCTGCTTTCTGAAGCTCTCTTAATGGTCTTGTATCGTAATAAACTACAGATGCGGTTTCTTCAGGGAAAAATCTAGCTTTTTTTCGTTCTTCTTTTAATTTAGACTTAAAATATTCTCCAGCATAAGCATATTGCCCTAGTAAAACTACAATTTCTGGGTCAAAGTTAATTGCCACATTTTTTAACATCAATGAGAACATTTCTGCTAGATAGGTGACCTCCATCTTTGCTAGTTCATCCCCATTATCCGCTTCTTCAAATACATGTTGAAGTAAATCTTTGGATTCTATCCATTGATTTATAGCAGATTCTAAAAGTTTTCTTGGCTTTTTCTTTAGCCTACAGCGAATCCTGTCTGCACTGACCATACGTTCAAAGCATCCTCTGCTTCCACAAGAGCAAATCTCTTTGTCGCTGTAATCGATAGTCATATGTCCAATTTCTCCAATTAGAGCATTTCTACCAGTAAGTACAACATCATCAATATAGCATGAAGAAATTCCTGCTTCTGCATACATGACTACTGTTCTTTTTTTACGAAATTTTTCTTCTAGAAGAAGTGCATTTCCTGCAATCCTTACTAGATTTTCTACTACAATCTCCTGTTTGTTATATAATTTTTCAAGCCATGATTTTATGTCAATGTTTCTTCCCCAATGTGGGGCCATCATGCAAAATCTGACGACACCACAGCTTCGGTCTACAAATCCTGCTATTGCAAGACTTATGCCATATAATTCCTTATGGGAAACTTTTGCATTTTCCAGAACATCTTCAATATGACCTGCTAGCTCTTTCTTAAATATTTCTAATGTCTTATGGTAATCAGAAGGGATTTCCATCTCTAGAATACATTCATTTTTCATAGTTAGAACTACAAAATGAATGTGATTTTCCTCAAGTGAGATACAAAGTATTCTTTTATTACAAGAAAATGAATACAATTCTGGACGTTTTCCACCAATATTAGTTGAACTTCCTTTGCCTGCTGATACTAAAAGACCTATTTCTTCAAAACTCTGAATTGCTTTTTTTACCGTAGGACGGCTGATTTTTGTTGCCTCACTAATATCATTAACCGAAACTTCCGTTGAATTTCTAATAATATCAAGTATTCGTTTCCGGTTTAAATATTTTAAGTCTGACGGCATAGACGCATTTTTAACATGTTTCTCTCTATTTTCCATATAGACTACTTTTTCCTTTCTTGTTACATTTCATTAGTCGTTACTTCCATTTAAATATACGATATCATATTTTGTAAATCTTTTCTAGCTCTCTAAGTTGACAATTACAAAATAAAGTTATAAAATAAAGTTACATAACTATATTTTATAATATTAAGGAGGTTTTCAAAATGGAATTAAAACCAAATGTAAATCTTAGTATTTACGAAAAATGTTTTACAGCAGTTGACACACATACAGTTGGTGAATTTACACGTGTTGTATTATCTGGATTTCCAGAACTGCCAGGAAATACAATGATTGAGAAGAAAAAATATTTAGAAGAGAACTGTGACAAGTACCGTCAAGCATTAATGTTTGAACCTCGTGGTCACCATGACATGTTTGGTTCTATTGTTACTGAGCCAATTCATTCAGAGGCAGATTATGGAGTTATCTACATGGATACTGGTGGATATTTGAATATGTGTGGACATGGGACTATTGGAACAGTTACTGCAATTATAGAAGCCAGACTTGTAGAAGCAAAAGAACCATATACAGAAGTTGTGTTGGATGCACCTGCGGGACTAATCCGTACAAAAGCAGAGGTAAAGGATGGTAAAGTTGTGAATGTAACATTGACTAATGTTCCTGCATTTTTGTATAAGGAAAACTTAAAAACTGTCATTGACGGAAAAGAGATTACATATGATATTTCATTTGGAGGAAGTTTCTTTGCATTGTGTGATGTTACACAATTTGGAATGGATGTTACACCAGAAAGTATTCCAGATTTAACAGATTTTGGTATGAAATTGATTGAACATGCTAATAAGGAAAATCAAATACAACATCCCGAATGTGATATTACTTCTGTTGACCTTGCAGAGTTGTATTGTCCTACTTCTACACCAGGATGCAGTATGCGTAATGTTGTAATCTTTGGTGACTATATGGCTGATCGTTCTCCATGTGGAACTGGAACTAGTGCTAAACTTGCTACACTTTATCAAAGAGGTAAAATTGGTATTGGAGAACCATTTGTGTATGAAAGTTTTATTGGTACTACATTTACAGGAGTAATCAAGGAAGAAGCAAAGGTTGGAGATTATCCTGCAGTAATACCAGAGATTACAGGAAGTGCTTATGTAACAGGAGTGTCTACTTATATTATTGATAACGATGATCCACTAAAATATGGATTTCAAGTTGCCAAATAATATTCACTTATTTTAATTTATCAATTTTATATACTAAAAAGACTGTAGGTAAACTTGTCTTCACACAAATTTATCTACAGTCTTTTATCTAATAATAAGTTAACTTTTTGTCTGTTTTATTAAATTATTTTAATAGATGGGTAATAAATATTACTTTTTACTTCCATCGCTAAGTATCCAAGGTTTTTCTATACCATTTTTTAATGAATTGTAGTTTACAATAAGTGTATCATAGCTATTTTTAGCATCTTCATTGCTTACTACTTGTTTTTTATAGTCAGTTAGAGTAATCAATCCTAAATCATATCTTAGCTTAGTATTTTTTAATTGTTTTTCTGATAATTCAAGTTGCTTTTTAGTAGTTCCAATTGTATCTTCTAAAGCAAGTAATTGTGCATAGCTATCAATTAAGCCTTTTTTTAGAGCTTTTTTACTATCTTCTAGTGTAACTAAGCCATTTTCAGTATTATACTTTTGTTGAAGATAATTTGCATATGTAGTAAGTCCAGAAGCATAAGTCTGTCTTTCAAGATTGTATGCTTCAACTGCTTTTTCATATTGCTCATAATCTTTATCATACTTCTTCTTAAGAACTTCATATTCAGCATCAGTTAAACTACCTTGTTCTGGTTTTGTAGGAGCAACTGGTCTTGTAAGATTAGGTCTATCTGGTAAATCTGCCTTATTTTCATCGTCATCATTAAAACTTTCTTCTGTACGCTCTAAAATCAATTGGTCATACTTTAAGTATTCATTAACCTTACCTTCCATGTATGAATCAACTGAACCACCAACTCTAAAAGACTCAAAACGGTATTCTTTGTCTAATTGATAGTTGTCTAAATTTATGTTAGTCAACAACTTAAAATAGTCTTGATTGTTTTTTAGTTCTTGAAGTTTAGACTTTTGAGTATTTTGCAATGTCTGAAGTTCAAGTTCAGCTGACTCAGTTTCTAATGATGTCACTAGCCCTAAATCCTTTTTTAATTTCATATCTTTAATTTCTTTAGTTTTTATCTCAAGATTATTTTTTATTTTATCTAACTCATTTTCTCTTGAGACTAAGTCGTTGTATTTATTAGTAATATCATTAGCTATTTGGTCTTCCATAAAATACTTGGCCTGTTCGCTTTGATTTTTTAGAAGTCCAATTTGGTCATATGGAAATGAGTTATCGCTTCCAGTAAAACTGTCAAATTCATCCTGTACTTCTAGTTTTTCTTTTAACATTTTTATTTCTTCTGATTTCATCTTTAATTTTTCACTATTTTTAAGTGCAGCACTAACAGCATCTCTAGCAGTTAAAAGTTCTTTTTCAGCTGTTCTCTTAGTCGAATCACTTAAGGTAGCATTATCAACTTTATTTATAGAAGAAGTATTATCATTTGCATAGGCTGGCATTAAAT
This sequence is a window from Clostridioides difficile. Protein-coding genes within it:
- a CDS encoding ROK family transcriptional regulator, giving the protein MPSDLKYLNRKRILDIIRNSTEVSVNDISEATKISRPTVKKAIQSFEEIGLLVSAGKGSSTNIGGKRPELYSFSCNKRILCISLEENHIHFVVLTMKNECILEMEIPSDYHKTLEIFKKELAGHIEDVLENAKVSHKELYGISLAIAGFVDRSCGVVRFCMMAPHWGRNIDIKSWLEKLYNKQEIVVENLVRIAGNALLLEEKFRKKRTVVMYAEAGISSCYIDDVVLTGRNALIGEIGHMTIDYSDKEICSCGSRGCFERMVSADRIRCRLKKKPRKLLESAINQWIESKDLLQHVFEEADNGDELAKMEVTYLAEMFSLMLKNVAINFDPEIVVLLGQYAYAGEYFKSKLKEERKKARFFPEETASVVYYDTRPLRELQKAGGYQVLTEKFFENPVFYKGSSKENEE
- a CDS encoding proline racemase family protein translates to MELKPNVNLSIYEKCFTAVDTHTVGEFTRVVLSGFPELPGNTMIEKKKYLEENCDKYRQALMFEPRGHHDMFGSIVTEPIHSEADYGVIYMDTGGYLNMCGHGTIGTVTAIIEARLVEAKEPYTEVVLDAPAGLIRTKAEVKDGKVVNVTLTNVPAFLYKENLKTVIDGKEITYDISFGGSFFALCDVTQFGMDVTPESIPDLTDFGMKLIEHANKENQIQHPECDITSVDLAELYCPTSTPGCSMRNVVIFGDYMADRSPCGTGTSAKLATLYQRGKIGIGEPFVYESFIGTTFTGVIKEEAKVGDYPAVIPEITGSAYVTGVSTYIIDNDDPLKYGFQVAK
- a CDS encoding TolC family protein; its protein translation is MKKKVSKIIAIGCGVGIITANLMPAYANDNTSSINKVDNATLSDSTKRTAEKELLTARDAVSAALKNSEKLKMKSEEIKMLKEKLEVQDEFDSFTGSDNSFPYDQIGLLKNQSEQAKYFMEDQIANDITNKYNDLVSRENELDKIKNNLEIKTKEIKDMKLKKDLGLVTSLETESAELELQTLQNTQKSKLQELKNNQDYFKLLTNINLDNYQLDKEYRFESFRVGGSVDSYMEGKVNEYLKYDQLILERTEESFNDDDENKADLPDRPNLTRPVAPTKPEQGSLTDAEYEVLKKKYDKDYEQYEKAVEAYNLERQTYASGLTTYANYLQQKYNTENGLVTLEDSKKALKKGLIDSYAQLLALEDTIGTTKKQLELSEKQLKNTKLRYDLGLITLTDYKKQVVSNEDAKNSYDTLIVNYNSLKNGIEKPWILSDGSKK